The nucleotide sequence TCAACAACTTAAAGATATGATTAATCAACAAATAACTGATCAACAAAACCGAGAAAGGGATATAGAACAACAACAAGAACAATGGCAACAAGCTACTGTGGAGTTAACTCAACTTCGATCCGAGTTAAAACTTTATCAAGAAATTATAGAACCTTTTAAAGATAATTTAAGTCGAATAAGCCAAAATTTAGAGGAATTTAGCGGCTGGTTTAATCCTTGAGTTGATTAAATCTCATGGGTAATTGATAAATTATAGGGCAAAAAAATTTTTTAATAGAAAACAGAATAAAGGGAATTTTTCTAGCTATTACAGATGACTAACTCTAATCCATTCTCCTTGAACTTCTATCGTAATTGTACCCGGTAAAGAAAAAGTAGAACTGCGGTTAGGAGCATTAATCAGATTCACCAGAGCTTCTATTTGTTCAAAATTAGGAGCTTTAGAAAGAACGGTTGTTAAAAACCGGCGCATGACTCGACGCTGTAACGCTAAAGGAATACCACGTAAAATTTGACGATGTATTGCTATTTTATCCTCGGAAAGACTTTTTTCTAGCCATTGTTGGGCCGTTTCCTCTAAGTATTCTCCCTCGGAGCGAAGAATTTCTGCACTTTGAATTAGAGCTTTTTCTACTTGTGGGTTAAAATGTGTTTGTAAATAAGGGAGTAATTCATGACGAATACGATTCCGAGCATATTTTAAATTTTGATTAAGAATATCTTCCCAAATAGATAAATTAAATTGTTGACAAAATTGATAAGTTTCGCTACGAGAAATTTCTAATAAAGGACGAACTAGCCAGATATTTTCACTTAAAGAACGTACCCAAGTCAGAGAACTGAGTCCATCAGTACCAGCCCCGCGAATAAGATTATACAAAAAAGTTTCAGCGCGATCAGTTTTTGTATGAGCGGTTACCACCAAGGAAAACCCTTGTTCTGTGGCTATTTCTATTAAAGCTTGATATCGCCACTTTCTGGCGGCGGCTTCGGTTTCTTTGAGATGATGCGCGGTTTTTAAATAATAGGGAATGCCCCAACTTTGGGCAATTTGTTGCACATGATCACTCATGCCGGCATCAGTCGGCCAACCGTGATCACAATGAGCAATGGCAAGCTCCCATTCCCATTTAGATTGTAAGTCTACCAGTAATTTTAAGAGGCATAAAGAATCTTGTCCCCCAGAAACAGCCACTAATAACCGTTCTTTTTTAGGTAATAGTTGTCTTTTTCTGAGGGTAATATGAACCTTAGCGTGTAGATTACTCCAAGTCATTTGACTAATGACTAATGACTATTGACTAATCTGTGACGTACTCCTACACTGACGCAAGCGTACAGTGTAGGCTTCTCAACTTCGCAATTGAGCATTTCTGCATCGGCACTTATCTAGGTACAAGACCCCTGACAGTACGCCATTATCAGACTGTTTCCTTTCGGCAACGTCCATGCCTACTTTTTCCAATCCTCGTTGTAGAATTACTTCAGCACTTGCATGATCTCTAGTTGTTTGATAACTGCATTCTGGACATTCATGTACTCTTTGAGATAGAGGTTTCTTACCTGTATGAGTTTGACATTTAGGACAGATTTGCGAAGTAAATTTATGGTCAACTTGAGCAAAATACTTTCCTCGTTTCCAACAAACCCAACTTAAAATATTTCTGAACTGTCCAAATGCACCATCAAGCATTGACTTACTTAAAAAGCCTTTAGCTGAGACTCGAAAATTGATGTCTTCAACAAAGATCATATCTGCTTGATCACAGAGTAAATGCGCTGTTTGAAAGTGAAAGTTCTTACGACAATTAGCAATTTTATGGTGTAACTCAGCTACTTCGATTTGTGCTTTTTCCCAGTTTTTTGAGCGTTTTTTCTGGCGGGATGCTTTGCGTTGTAGCACTTTCAGCCGACTTTGCAACTCCCGAAAAAATTTAGCTGGTTCAACTGTGAAATTATCTGAAGTAGTTAAGAAATTCTCCAATCCAATATCAATACCAACCCCTCTACCATAAGGTAAAGGTTCAGGTACTGAAGCATCAGATTGAACAGTAACGATAACGTACCATTTTGTCCCCCTACATCGAGATAAAACTCTGATTTGTTTAACTTTAAACCCGTTAGGAATTGGACGATGTTGATTAATTAAAATATCTCCAATTTTTGGAAGCTTTATTTGATAACCCGTAATCGGATTATCTTTAAACTGAGGAAACAAAAATGAACGGTATTGTCCATATTTTTTGAATCTTGGAAACCCATACCCTCTATCTTTAAATGACTCCCAAGTATTGTGCATTCTCTTAACAACATCTTGGGTTACTTGAGAGTGAACTGCCTTGAGGTAGTCATCTTCTTTTTTCCACTGTGTTAATTGGCGTTTTTGCTCAAGATAACTTGGAAAAGGGATACTAGCTGACATAATGTACTCTTTTTCCAGAGAACATCTATCAATAGAGCATTTCCTACTGTTTATCCAATCTTTTAAGTCTCGCAAACAACGATTATATAGTCGTCGGCAAGTTTCCAACCACTCAAGCATCATTGCTTGTTGATCAACATCTGGATAAATTCGGTAGGTCATGTTCATTGTCAGCATAGCTCCAGTGTAACATATTTAGCGCAAGAGGCAACCCGCGATAAAAAAGAGAGGGCAATAGTTCTACTCCGCGATTCATGAGGGGCTGTGGGGCGAATTACTTCGCCCCTTTAAAAGCCCCATCCGACGGTGATTTGTGGGTGTTTTTATCGAAAATTCACTCCAAGGGCTTCTCGCGGGGGAAGCTAAAAAAACCAACCATAAGAATGTAGCCCTTTTCCTAAAAGATTTACACCCAAATAGCAAATCCAAACCACCACAAAGCCGCTTGCCGCCAAAATCGCCGGTTTTCTGCCTTGCCAACCTTTAGTAATGCGGGCGTGGAGATAAGCCGCAAACACCAACCAAGTAATTAAGGCCCAAGTTTCTTTAGGGTCCCAACTCCAATAAGACCCCCAAGCTTCATTGGCCCAAACTGCACCGGCAATGATGCCTATGGTTAATAGGGGAAACCCTAAACCAATAATCCGATAACTAATATTATCCAGATTATCCGCTAAACTGAGGCGTTGGATAGATAGAGTAGCCGCGCCTGTAACTGTAGTCGCTTTGGTGGCTTTATTGAGAACGGCTACAGTGGAAGCGCTAACCGGTTCTAGGGCATTTTCAGGGTTTTCATCAGTTTTAGGTTTACGTAGACTCACAGATCGCCGATAACCTCCGGTTCCGATCGAACTCCCATGTAATTCTACATTTTGCCCTTTAGTGACCACCAAAAAAGCGATCGCCAGAGTCGCTCCCACCATCAGCGTCGCGTAACTAAGCATCATCACACTGACGTGCATCATCAACCAATTAGACTTTAAAGCCGGCACCAGAGGCGCACTGGTTTGCATATCGGCTGGTAAGGTGAGGGCAGCAAAAGCGGTAATTCCCATTGCTACAGGGGTTGTAACTACTCCTACCAAGGCGCTACCACTCATCTTTTGAGCAATTAAATGAATGGCGGTAACACCCCAGGCCAGAAAAAAGAGGGACTCATAGAGGTTACTGATGGGAAAATATCCGGCTTCTAACCAACGGGCACCCAATAACGTTGCTATACATAAATTAGCACTGGCTACTCCTGCGGTTCCTAATGCTTGTAGATAAGGAATGCTGGGGAAGGCGGCCCCTACCCAATAAATCAACATGGTTAGAAACAGCACTAAAAATGAGGTGTTATCTAAAATGTTTTGGAGAGTAATTAAATCCATAAGTGTAGCTGAAATTACAAATTGTAAATCTTAATTATTGACTCTGCAAATCTCTCAATACCGCTACAGTAGGTGGATTGAGCTTGTTTAACTGATTATATTTTAGGTTAATTTAATTTACTTGACTCCTATCTTTGACAATCAGTCTTTATAATTTATCCATAAAATTATCTCGCACTCACCATCTACCATGTTCGGTGTCAAAAAAAAGCTTATAACAAAAGATTTCTCCTCCTATTTTAATCATTCTCACTCTAAAATCACTATTGAGTCAAAACCTCGATTTTCCTTTAATTTTAAGGTAGATCGGCGCTTATGGCTAGGGCTAGGCAGTGTTTTGTTAGTTAGTATTACTGGAGGGTTAGTTTACGGACGTTTTGTCATTGAGCAACAATTAGCTCCAATTCTTGAGAAAGAATTAAGCGATTTTCTCAATCGTCCCGTTAAAATTGGTTCAGTAGAGGGAATTTCTCTCACCGGAGTCCGCTTTGGAAAAAGTGAAATTTTACCAACTCCTACAGATCCGGCCAAAATTTCTCTGGCTGAAGTAGATGTTAGTTTTAATCCGGTGAAATTTTTTAGCCATTCTCAATTAACTTTAGATGTTAAAGCCATTCGCCCTAATATTTATCTAGAACAAGGGGTTAATGGATCTTGGTTAATGACTCCTTTTGATGTTATAAAATCTAACGGTTCTCAAGAGGGAGCCGTAGAATTAGAAAGCTTACAGTTTATTAATGCTGATGTGGTTTTAAGGGCGAGATCCGCGACTAAACAGTTAAACTCGGCGGTTAAGCTTTTTGTTCCCTCACTCAAAACGAATTTTGCTAATCAAGGTAGAATCGTTGATTTTGTTGGGGTTGGACTATTAGCTAAGGGGGGTAAGGCTAAACTCTCAGGGGTTGCTAAAACTAACACCGGTGAGATCAATTTAGTGGTTCTTGGTCATAGTGTTCAAGCCGCAGACCTGAAAAATTTAATTGCCCTTCCCTTGAATTTAAAAAATGGAGAGGTGGGAGGTAACTTAGAAGTTCACTTAAAGCCTAAACAATTACCCTCTCTCAAAGGCGTTGCTACTTTAGCCAATGTAACTGCCCAAATTCCTCAACTTCCCCAAGCTTTTGCTCAAACTAATGGGTTACTTCGTTTTAATGACCATCAAATTAAGTTAGAAGGCGTTACTACTCAATTCGGCAAAATTGCGGCAGTGACCAATGGGACGATCAACTTAAAGGGAAATTATGCCCTCAGTGCTAAAACTCTTCCGTTTCAAGTTCAAGATGCCCTTAGCACTTTAAAAATTCCCGCCTCTTCGCTGCCTATTTCAGCCCAACTTCAAAGCCAGTTTCAGGTCAACGGAACCCTCAATAACCCCCAAGTTTCTTTAAATTTAGTCACGACCAAACCGGCTGTAATTGATAAAATTAATTTTCAATCTTTCCAAGCCAATTTACAACTCTTCAATTCTCAAATTCATTTAACCCAATTTAAAGCTATCCCAACGGCAGGCGGAGAATTAAGCGGCAAAGGTACAATTATTCCTAATTCTTCGACTTTTGCTATTGATGTCAATGCTAATAAGCTCCCTTCAAAAGAAATAGCGGCTTTATATCAATCTGTCTTGCCTTCATTAGTGGGGCAAGTTTCAGGACAATTAACCGTTTCAGGAAAGTTAAATCAACTCAACAGTTGGAAAGGAAGAGGCACAGTTAGTATTCCTTTTGGTCAAGGACTTATTAAGGTTAATAATATTGAATATCTGGCCGGAAATTGGCAAGGAAAATTACAAGCATCAGGCATTGCATTAGACCATTTAGGAATCAATTTACCCGAAAATATCGCTCATGGTCGAGTCAATGCACAATTGAATTTATCGGGTAATCAAAATTCTTTTTCTCCTGAAACGATCGTGGCAACCGGCGAAGCGAATCTATCTTTAGCCGACGGACAAGTTAAGGCGAATAATATTCGGTTAGCACAGGGTGAATGGAAAACGAATTTATTAGTAGAGCGACTCAAAATTAATCAGTTTGTTCCCAATCTTCCTCATCAATTGAATGGCCGTCTCGGGGGTAACTTTACGGTTACTGGCGATTTAAACAGTACCTTAGCCGATATTCAAGGAAGCGGACAAGCTCATTTTAACCTGCCTAGCGGCACAATTAAAGCTAATCAGCTAGAAATTCATCAAGGATTCTGGCAAGCGACCTTAAAAACCGATAATCTACAGTTAGCTAATCTTATCCCTAATTTATCTACTCCCTTACGCGGCAAATTACAAGGACAATTGAGTCTTGAGGGGAATTTAGAAAGTCGTTTAGAAGATATTCAAGGAACTGGCTATGGTAGTTTAATTTCATCGGCGGGAACCATTGCCGCTAAACATATTCTAATAAAAGGAGGGAAGTTTGAATCCCTTATTACTCCAGAGCAAGTTCAATTAGCCTCTTTTTCCCCTCAATTCAAAGGATTTTTGGGGGGGAAATTAAATATTAGTGGAAACATAAATAATCTTAATCCCACCGCCATCAAAGCAGAAGGAAACCTTAATTTTAGTCAAGGATTATCGTTGATTAATCGCGCTTTAACAACCACAGTTGCTTGGAGTGGAAAACGCTTGGATATTTTACAAGCAACCGCCTCCGATTTCAACGCCAAGGGCTTCCTAGAAATGGATTTATCTAGTAAAAATCCTCTCTCAGCGATTAATAAATTAGACCTTAATGTTAGTGCCAAGGGATTTGATCTAAAACAATTAACGGCAAGCTTTTCTCAAGCCCAACAGTGGAATATTGGCGGCAGGTTAAATTTTGAAGGGAAAATCGCTGGAACCCCTCAAAAGCCGCATATAGACGGGGCTATTAGCTTAAATAATCTCTCTATGGCCCATGAAAATTTTGAACCAGAATTAAAGGGAGCAATTAGCTTAGTGCCTGATAGTGGGGTGAAGCTTCAACTGGCCGGCGATCGAGACAAAATTGAACTGAGTTTAAATGAAAATTATCAGCCGCTTTCCTTTGCCCTTAATTTAGATCAGATAGCCGTTGAAGGGACTTACCGAGAACAACAAATATTAATAAGTGCTAATAATATTCCTTTGGAATTATTGACAGAAATAGCCAAAGATGCAAAAGTCCCCATTTCCGAAAAGATTTTATCTCAACCTCTAGGGGGAGAATTATCCGGTAACTTTGCCTTTAATACCGATAACCACAATTTTAACGGGGAGCAAGTAGCGATCGCTAATCCGCGATGGGGGCACATCCAAGGCGATCACTTTAGCGGCAACATCAGTATTAACAACGGAGATTTTAGCCTGACCCAAGGGCAATTGAAGCGTAATAATAGTTCATATAATATTAACGCCAATGTAACCCAATCCCCCTCCGGACCTCGTTTATATACAGAAGTAGCCGTTACAGGAGGAAAAATTGAGGAGGTTTTAGAAACCTTACAAATTTTTGAATTGTCTGATTTGGGGCGGGGTATAAAGGCACCTACTTATGCTAAAGCCAAAGATCTCTGGAACGAACCCCCACAAACGACGGATAACTCTTCTTTATATTCAGTGGGATTACCCTATGCCCCCTTAGCCCAACAATTAAAATACTTTACTCAATTTAACCAACATTTAGAAAAAAGCGCACAAG is from Gloeothece verrucosa PCC 7822 and encodes:
- the tilS gene encoding tRNA lysidine(34) synthetase TilS, giving the protein MTWSNLHAKVHITLRKRQLLPKKERLLVAVSGGQDSLCLLKLLVDLQSKWEWELAIAHCDHGWPTDAGMSDHVQQIAQSWGIPYYLKTAHHLKETEAAARKWRYQALIEIATEQGFSLVVTAHTKTDRAETFLYNLIRGAGTDGLSSLTWVRSLSENIWLVRPLLEISRSETYQFCQQFNLSIWEDILNQNLKYARNRIRHELLPYLQTHFNPQVEKALIQSAEILRSEGEYLEETAQQWLEKSLSEDKIAIHRQILRGIPLALQRRVMRRFLTTVLSKAPNFEQIEALVNLINAPNRSSTFSLPGTITIEVQGEWIRVSHL
- a CDS encoding RNA-guided endonuclease InsQ/TnpB family protein — translated: MNMTYRIYPDVDQQAMMLEWLETCRRLYNRCLRDLKDWINSRKCSIDRCSLEKEYIMSASIPFPSYLEQKRQLTQWKKEDDYLKAVHSQVTQDVVKRMHNTWESFKDRGYGFPRFKKYGQYRSFLFPQFKDNPITGYQIKLPKIGDILINQHRPIPNGFKVKQIRVLSRCRGTKWYVIVTVQSDASVPEPLPYGRGVGIDIGLENFLTTSDNFTVEPAKFFRELQSRLKVLQRKASRQKKRSKNWEKAQIEVAELHHKIANCRKNFHFQTAHLLCDQADMIFVEDINFRVSAKGFLSKSMLDGAFGQFRNILSWVCWKRGKYFAQVDHKFTSQICPKCQTHTGKKPLSQRVHECPECSYQTTRDHASAEVILQRGLEKVGMDVAERKQSDNGVLSGVLYLDKCRCRNAQLRS
- the ccsB gene encoding c-type cytochrome biogenesis protein CcsB — translated: MDLITLQNILDNTSFLVLFLTMLIYWVGAAFPSIPYLQALGTAGVASANLCIATLLGARWLEAGYFPISNLYESLFFLAWGVTAIHLIAQKMSGSALVGVVTTPVAMGITAFAALTLPADMQTSAPLVPALKSNWLMMHVSVMMLSYATLMVGATLAIAFLVVTKGQNVELHGSSIGTGGYRRSVSLRKPKTDENPENALEPVSASTVAVLNKATKATTVTGAATLSIQRLSLADNLDNISYRIIGLGFPLLTIGIIAGAVWANEAWGSYWSWDPKETWALITWLVFAAYLHARITKGWQGRKPAILAASGFVVVWICYLGVNLLGKGLHSYGWFF
- a CDS encoding translocation/assembly module TamB domain-containing protein, whose amino-acid sequence is MLVSITGGLVYGRFVIEQQLAPILEKELSDFLNRPVKIGSVEGISLTGVRFGKSEILPTPTDPAKISLAEVDVSFNPVKFFSHSQLTLDVKAIRPNIYLEQGVNGSWLMTPFDVIKSNGSQEGAVELESLQFINADVVLRARSATKQLNSAVKLFVPSLKTNFANQGRIVDFVGVGLLAKGGKAKLSGVAKTNTGEINLVVLGHSVQAADLKNLIALPLNLKNGEVGGNLEVHLKPKQLPSLKGVATLANVTAQIPQLPQAFAQTNGLLRFNDHQIKLEGVTTQFGKIAAVTNGTINLKGNYALSAKTLPFQVQDALSTLKIPASSLPISAQLQSQFQVNGTLNNPQVSLNLVTTKPAVIDKINFQSFQANLQLFNSQIHLTQFKAIPTAGGELSGKGTIIPNSSTFAIDVNANKLPSKEIAALYQSVLPSLVGQVSGQLTVSGKLNQLNSWKGRGTVSIPFGQGLIKVNNIEYLAGNWQGKLQASGIALDHLGINLPENIAHGRVNAQLNLSGNQNSFSPETIVATGEANLSLADGQVKANNIRLAQGEWKTNLLVERLKINQFVPNLPHQLNGRLGGNFTVTGDLNSTLADIQGSGQAHFNLPSGTIKANQLEIHQGFWQATLKTDNLQLANLIPNLSTPLRGKLQGQLSLEGNLESRLEDIQGTGYGSLISSAGTIAAKHILIKGGKFESLITPEQVQLASFSPQFKGFLGGKLNISGNINNLNPTAIKAEGNLNFSQGLSLINRALTTTVAWSGKRLDILQATASDFNAKGFLEMDLSSKNPLSAINKLDLNVSAKGFDLKQLTASFSQAQQWNIGGRLNFEGKIAGTPQKPHIDGAISLNNLSMAHENFEPELKGAISLVPDSGVKLQLAGDRDKIELSLNENYQPLSFALNLDQIAVEGTYREQQILISANNIPLELLTEIAKDAKVPISEKILSQPLGGELSGNFAFNTDNHNFNGEQVAIANPRWGHIQGDHFSGNISINNGDFSLTQGQLKRNNSSYNINANVTQSPSGPRLYTEVAVTGGKIEEVLETLQIFELSDLGRGIKAPTYAKAKDLWNEPPQTTDNSSLYSVGLPYAPLAQQLKYFTQFNQHLEKSAQEQNNNPHLPQLSSLKGEFDAKLTLDASSKTGVAAKFDLLGKGWQWGKHNFKQLQVQGDYQNGLLNLEPVSIQLENSLVAFSGHIGSQSQAGKLHLQNVPLDLIKQFVSVAPSVEVEGLLNGEVTLGGKRDNPEIQGQLAIAQATVNKIPLQATEGKFTYQNSRLDFEAGSQLTNQENAPIDIKGSLPYQLPFAKVAPSSDDLNLNIRVQNDGLAILNVLSQGQVSWIGGKGEINLDVEGQFDQQRGRPSKLQANGVAKLENASLLAQIFPKVPLTQVNGKIVFNFDQIQVEKLTGKFSGGKITAAGTLPILLPIPVKQPLTVTANNLTLNLKGLYQGDVNGTLQIAGSLLNPNLGGQVNLFNGQILLAEAMAEKENQATSPNKLATLTGFKNLQLNLGDNVWISFAPVLRILAAGNVHVNGNLAQPQPEGDIKLKGGQVNLFSAQFGLVGGEVNTARFMPDRGLDPYLDVQMTAVVSETKGNLVRSNPLSSEINDNTAFPSDSLQTVRVQAKVDGFASQITKNLQVTSLPPRSQTEIIALLGGNFINPVLEKDPRLGLANLAGSAVFGTIQGPISKVLGLSDFRVYPTQLLNPKDRIANYQIGIAAEASVDLRDNLSFSVQKIVNTDRPANFGLRYRINNNMVIRGTSNFSDDNRGMLEYQKRF